In Helianthus annuus cultivar XRQ/B chromosome 8, HanXRQr2.0-SUNRISE, whole genome shotgun sequence, a single genomic region encodes these proteins:
- the LOC110873813 gene encoding putative mediator of RNA polymerase II transcription subunit 26, with the protein MSEQQPPPPADNQPNGGTVGPPPDTVASKRHRRPSVRLGDIGDQHTYDNNHNNIRRTTKQHQWKFGAKDSKSSKTRPLVNLTGEYQDLGEDNNDENYNVNVNNNNNNNNINNVNSDKKRNDNGGVIGSWKVRDYSKSKRGFSGSKRVRTNWGEKFEDVGVDEFDDDDESLNFEMGNEDYGGGNRGKEARVEFDGPWDNNGLERDGVRVWLNQLGLGRYAPVFEVHEVDDEVLPLLTLEDLKDMGISAVGSRRKMFCSIQKLGKGFS; encoded by the coding sequence ATGTCCgaacaacaaccaccaccaccggcaGACAACCAACCCAACGGCGGCACCGTCGGCCCTCCACCGGACACCGTTGCTTCAAAACGACACCGTAGACCCAGCGTTCGACTCGGCGACATTGGAGATCAACACACATAcgataataatcataataatattCGAAGAACAACAAAGCAGCACCAATGGAAATTTGGCGCCAAAGATTCCAAATCTTCGAAAACAAGACCACTAGTTAACCTAACAGGTGAGTATCAAGATCTTGGTGAAGATAATAATGATGAGAATTATAATGTTAATGtgaataataacaataataataataatattaataatgttAATAGTGATAAGAAGAGGAATGATAATGGTGGGGTGATTGGGAGTTGGAAGGTTAGGGATTATTCGAAATCGAAAAGGGGGTTTTCGGGTTCGAAACGGGTTAGAACAAATTGGGGGGAGAAGTTTGAAGATGTGGGTGTGgatgaatttgatgatgatgatgaaagtTTGAATTTTGAGATGGGAAATGAGGATTATGGTGGTGGGAATAGAGGGAAAGAAGCTCGGGTTGAATTCGATGGACCGTGGGATAATAATGGTTTGGAAAGGGATGGTGTTCGGGTGTGGTTGAATCAGTTGGGGTTAGGGAGGTATGCGCCGGTATTTGAGGTGCATGAGGTGGACGATGAGGTTTTGCCGTTGTTGACGTTGGAAGATCTTAAAGATATGGGGATAAGTGCGGTTGGGTCGAGGCGGAAGATGTTTTGTTCGATTCAGAAGCTCGGTAAAGGGTTTTCGTAA